One window of the Nicotiana tabacum cultivar K326 chromosome 4, ASM71507v2, whole genome shotgun sequence genome contains the following:
- the LOC142180133 gene encoding uncharacterized protein LOC142180133, protein MSNELSKALLKKEQDIVNAMVFLDLTKERLQVMREDGWVSLMDDVSSFCAKHDIVVPNMEEFYIPGKSKHRPSTVTYSHHLCVDLFYSVIDLQFQELNSHFDVVSSNFLLGMANLNPVNSFANFDKEKIMTLAKYYPDEFGELKL, encoded by the coding sequence ATGTCGAACGAGTTGAGTAAAGCTTTGCTGAAGAAAGAGCAAGATATTGTTAATGCCATGGTATTTCTTGACCTCACAAAGGAAAGGTTGCAAGTAATGAGAGAAGATGGATGGGTGTCATTGATGGATGACGTTTCTTCATTTTGTGCTAAACATGATATTGTGGTACCCAATATGGAAGAATTCTATATTCCTGGAAAGTCAAAGCATAGACCTTCTACTGTTACGTATTCACATCACTTATGTGTTGATCTTTTTTATTCTGTGATTGATTTGCAGTTTCAGGAGCTTAACAGTCATTTTGATGTTGTGAGTAGTAACTTTCTTCTTGGTATGGCTAACTTGAATCCGGTTAATTCATTTGCTAATTTTGATAAGGAAAAAATAATGACATTGGCCAAGTATTATCCAGATGAGTTTGGCGAATTGAAGCTTTGA